One window of Vibrio sinaloensis genomic DNA carries:
- a CDS encoding YcbK family protein yields MALSRRDFLKLSASGIVIASCTPSIALASYAGRPRSLALTNLHTQEALETCYFDGAQYVSRELRRLNHLCRDFRRNEVHPMDKRLFDQISLIQTELGVDAEVQIISGYRSPATNEALRGRSSGVAKKSYHMLGQAIDFRLDGVDLKRVRDVARELKFGGVGYYPRSNFIHIDTGPVRYWA; encoded by the coding sequence GTGGCGTTATCCCGACGAGATTTCTTAAAACTATCCGCAAGTGGCATAGTCATAGCAAGTTGTACGCCGAGTATCGCATTGGCTTCTTACGCAGGACGACCGCGTTCACTTGCATTAACCAACTTGCATACCCAAGAAGCACTAGAAACCTGTTACTTTGATGGCGCGCAGTATGTGTCGCGCGAGTTACGTCGTCTTAACCATTTATGTCGCGATTTTAGACGTAACGAAGTCCATCCGATGGACAAACGGTTGTTTGATCAAATCAGCTTGATTCAAACCGAACTTGGAGTCGATGCAGAAGTGCAGATCATTTCTGGTTATCGTTCGCCTGCCACCAATGAAGCACTGCGTGGCCGCTCAAGTGGCGTTGCCAAAAAGAGCTATCACATGCTGGGTCAGGCGATAGATTTTCGCCTAGATGGTGTTGACCTTAAACGTGTGAGAGATGTGGCTCGCGAACTCAAGTTTGGTGGGGTGGGCTATTATCCGCGCAGTAACTTTATTCATATTGATACTGGCCCAGTTCGCTATTGGGCGTAG
- a CDS encoding MBL fold metallo-hydrolase, producing MSLKYQVVPVTSFSQNCSIVWCDETMEGVVVDPGGDVKQLATLIQELGVKVVKLVLTHGHLDHVGGTEPLAQALGGVEIVGPHKADNFWLQGLEGQSQMFGFPLTQAFEPNQWLDEGDQVHFGQQVLNVIHTPGHTPGHVVLFSQEAKLAFVGDVLFNGSVGRTDFPKGDFDTLISSIKTKLWPLGNDVRFVPGHGPESTFGRERASNPFVADEMPLY from the coding sequence ATGTCGTTAAAATACCAAGTCGTCCCTGTGACGTCATTTTCTCAAAACTGCTCGATCGTCTGGTGTGATGAGACGATGGAAGGCGTTGTAGTAGACCCTGGCGGTGATGTAAAGCAGTTGGCGACCCTTATCCAAGAGTTAGGGGTGAAAGTGGTGAAATTGGTGCTCACGCATGGCCATCTTGACCATGTTGGCGGCACAGAGCCATTGGCACAAGCGTTGGGTGGTGTGGAAATCGTTGGCCCACACAAAGCAGACAACTTTTGGCTGCAGGGTTTAGAGGGGCAGAGTCAGATGTTTGGCTTCCCTTTAACCCAAGCCTTTGAGCCAAACCAGTGGTTAGACGAGGGTGACCAAGTTCATTTTGGTCAGCAGGTGCTTAATGTCATCCATACTCCTGGTCATACCCCTGGTCACGTGGTTCTGTTTAGCCAAGAAGCGAAGTTAGCTTTCGTTGGCGATGTGCTATTCAATGGTTCTGTCGGTCGAACGGATTTCCCTAAAGGGGACTTCGACACACTGATCTCCTCGATTAAGACCAAGCTTTGGCCGCTGGGGAATGACGTGCGTTTTGTACCGGGGCATGGTCCAGAATCAACCTTTGGTCGAGAGCGCGCCAGCAACCCGTTTGTAGCCGATGAAATGCCGCTCTACTAA
- a CDS encoding DUF2982 domain-containing protein — translation MQTVHLTNQPFVFSSITVRWMSGILAIGSLFLMLYAPGWQQALLTIVAIVCLLGFGYLLILKSTVKFTLTATHFQQHLFKGGWVVKWNNIQKIGICTYNQDGWHQPLPWIGIKLKHYSPYLNSICPRIATEILLGQRALLYLGARQNKQGEQFEDMVLDSSVYTNAEGEEFKGLQAMLANRMRYQRRYFDYDIFIAAQDLDREPEEFVGLARRYLAAAEPELDDMLKN, via the coding sequence ATGCAAACCGTACACCTAACCAATCAACCTTTTGTTTTTTCGTCCATTACCGTGCGATGGATGTCGGGTATTCTTGCCATCGGCAGCCTGTTCCTGATGTTATATGCTCCGGGTTGGCAACAAGCACTGCTCACGATCGTCGCCATTGTCTGCCTACTCGGGTTTGGCTACCTGTTGATTTTAAAAAGCACCGTGAAATTTACCCTGACCGCGACGCACTTTCAGCAACATTTGTTTAAAGGCGGCTGGGTGGTCAAATGGAACAACATTCAAAAGATTGGTATCTGTACTTACAACCAAGACGGCTGGCATCAACCATTGCCGTGGATAGGCATTAAGCTCAAGCACTACTCGCCCTATTTGAATAGCATATGCCCACGTATAGCGACCGAGATTCTGCTCGGCCAGCGAGCCCTACTCTATTTAGGCGCTCGCCAAAATAAACAAGGTGAACAGTTCGAAGATATGGTGCTTGACTCGTCAGTGTACACCAATGCAGAGGGCGAAGAGTTTAAAGGGCTGCAAGCGATGCTGGCCAATCGCATGCGTTATCAACGACGCTACTTTGATTACGATATTTTTATTGCTGCGCAGGATTTAGACCGTGAGCCGGAAGAGTTCGTTGGTTTGGCACGGCGATATTTGGCCGCTGCAGAACCAGAGCTCGACGATATGCTGAAAAACTAA
- a CDS encoding MarR family transcriptional regulator — MRLAHKRKVQLKLQKRIKATVANVEATQKAKPAVEKKVAAKPAAEKVVAAVKTTNIALTPKQQQVLDIVAKQADGINPKGIGLEAGQDEAKAASWATGALKKLLEENLVVKEQLAGNKVIYKAV, encoded by the coding sequence ATGAGACTTGCTCATAAGCGTAAAGTGCAGCTTAAGCTGCAAAAGCGCATTAAAGCGACAGTTGCAAACGTAGAGGCAACACAGAAAGCGAAGCCTGCAGTTGAGAAAAAAGTGGCGGCGAAGCCAGCCGCTGAAAAAGTAGTAGCAGCGGTAAAAACAACCAACATTGCTTTGACTCCAAAGCAGCAACAAGTACTCGATATCGTGGCTAAACAAGCAGACGGTATCAATCCGAAAGGTATCGGCCTAGAAGCGGGCCAAGACGAAGCGAAAGCGGCCTCTTGGGCGACGGGTGCTCTTAAAAAACTGCTTGAAGAAAACTTGGTAGTGAAAGAGCAACTGGCTGGTAACAAAGTGATCTACAAAGCCGTTTAA
- a CDS encoding TRAP transporter substrate-binding protein, giving the protein MSVIKKSLKRVFKGTAMAAALAVMATSASAAEKVYRLKLAETWGPNFPIFGDATKNMAKMAEEMSNGRLQIRIDSANKHKAPLGVFDMVKSGQYDMGHSASYYWKGKVPNTLYFTSMPFGMLPTEQYAWFYYGGGMELMEKVYAPHNLLSFPGGNTDTQMGGWFQKEINSVEDLQGLKMRIPGFAGEILAELGAKPTNIAPGELYTSLERRTIDALEWVGPSLDLRMGFHKIAPYYYTGWHEPATELQFLVNKRVWERLPADLQAILRVAMKTAAYDMYTQSKHESGKNWASIKSEYPNVMVKDFPEEVMTALREANDRLLKEHAEKDAVAKEIQESQANYLSQVRPWSDISHRAYLNSQAQQ; this is encoded by the coding sequence ATGAGTGTTATTAAAAAATCGCTAAAACGAGTTTTTAAAGGAACCGCTATGGCAGCTGCTCTGGCTGTAATGGCAACCTCTGCTTCTGCAGCGGAAAAAGTTTATCGCTTAAAGCTGGCTGAAACGTGGGGTCCAAATTTCCCTATTTTTGGTGATGCGACTAAAAATATGGCGAAGATGGCGGAAGAGATGTCGAATGGTCGACTTCAAATTCGTATCGACTCGGCAAACAAGCACAAAGCGCCACTAGGTGTTTTTGATATGGTTAAATCTGGCCAGTACGATATGGGCCACTCGGCTTCTTACTACTGGAAGGGTAAAGTGCCAAACACTTTGTACTTCACCTCAATGCCATTTGGTATGCTGCCTACCGAGCAATACGCTTGGTTCTACTACGGCGGTGGCATGGAGTTGATGGAAAAAGTCTATGCACCACATAACCTACTCTCATTCCCTGGCGGTAACACTGATACCCAGATGGGTGGTTGGTTCCAGAAAGAGATCAACTCAGTTGAAGACCTTCAAGGTTTGAAAATGCGTATCCCTGGTTTTGCGGGTGAAATCCTTGCAGAGCTTGGCGCTAAACCAACCAACATCGCCCCAGGTGAGCTTTACACCTCGCTTGAACGTCGCACGATTGATGCGCTAGAGTGGGTTGGTCCATCGCTAGACTTGCGTATGGGTTTCCACAAAATCGCCCCTTACTACTACACCGGTTGGCATGAGCCTGCAACCGAGCTTCAGTTCCTAGTTAACAAGCGTGTTTGGGAGCGTCTACCTGCCGATCTGCAAGCGATTCTGCGCGTTGCAATGAAGACAGCAGCGTACGATATGTACACTCAATCTAAGCACGAAAGTGGTAAGAACTGGGCTTCGATCAAGTCAGAATACCCGAACGTAATGGTTAAAGACTTCCCTGAAGAAGTCATGACTGCACTTCGTGAAGCCAACGACCGCTTGCTGAAAGAGCACGCCGAGAAAGACGCTGTGGCAAAAGAGATCCAAGAGTCTCAAGCGAACTACCTAAGTCAGGTTCGCCCATGGTCAGACATTTCGCACCGCGCGTACTTAAACAGCCAAGCACAACAATAA
- a CDS encoding TRAP transporter small permease subunit, with amino-acid sequence MRSLIYIERAFNRLGDFLGWLSSILFILLLANVVYDVVMRYAFNDVSIAFQEMEWHLFSAVFLLGIPYAIKSGGHVRVDLFYERLSNKAQAIIDLLGTLFFLFPFCLLVAYYGIDFARESYELGETSGDPGGLPYRWIIKAMIPLSFFFMAVSGVGLLLHSINKIINPHLIHAHGQK; translated from the coding sequence ATGAGAAGCCTAATATATATCGAGCGAGCGTTTAATCGCCTCGGTGACTTCCTCGGATGGTTATCGAGCATCTTGTTTATCTTGCTGCTTGCCAATGTCGTTTATGACGTGGTCATGCGCTATGCGTTCAATGATGTGTCTATAGCATTCCAAGAAATGGAATGGCACCTGTTTTCTGCGGTGTTCCTTCTCGGAATTCCTTACGCGATTAAGTCTGGCGGCCATGTTCGTGTTGACCTGTTTTACGAACGACTCTCTAACAAGGCTCAAGCGATCATCGACCTTCTTGGTACCCTGTTTTTCCTGTTTCCTTTCTGTTTGCTTGTCGCTTACTACGGCATCGACTTTGCGCGTGAGAGTTACGAGCTAGGAGAAACGTCAGGCGATCCGGGTGGTCTTCCTTACCGCTGGATCATCAAAGCCATGATCCCGCTATCGTTTTTCTTTATGGCAGTCAGTGGTGTCGGTTTGCTGCTCCACTCAATCAATAAAATTATCAACCCTCATCTCATACACGCTCACGGGCAAAAATAA
- a CDS encoding TRAP transporter large permease, giving the protein MVGIVMFFVALFALLLGFPVAFTFGGIALIFGVWAEGMDMFAFMPYRIQSIMENTVLMAVPLFVFMGLVLQKTRLAEQLLESMGKLFGGVRGGIAISTVLVGALLAASTGVVGASVVAMGLISLPVMLKYNYDKGLACGTICASGTLGQIIPPSIVLILLGDVLGVPVGDLFQAALWPGLVLVGAYVVYILIYAKMNPEAAQAIPADENLNRRQEVFVALKAVIPPLALIVVVLGSIFAGVATPTESAALGGAGAIVLAFLYRQFSFKMVYEAAKETVKVTAMVFAILLGATAFSMAFTYTGGDYLVEEWMLQIPGEKWGFLIITMLVILVLGFFIDFVEICFIIVPILAPVAELLGINMTWFAILVAMNLQTSFLTPPFGFSLFYLKGVAPNGVTTRDIYRGVMPFIAIQVLVLASLLAFPGFYGM; this is encoded by the coding sequence ATGGTCGGTATTGTAATGTTTTTTGTAGCCTTGTTTGCGCTACTACTTGGCTTCCCTGTGGCGTTTACCTTCGGCGGGATTGCGCTCATCTTTGGTGTTTGGGCTGAAGGCATGGATATGTTTGCTTTCATGCCATACCGCATCCAATCAATCATGGAAAACACCGTGTTGATGGCGGTGCCGCTGTTTGTGTTTATGGGGCTGGTACTGCAAAAGACTCGACTTGCAGAGCAGCTGCTAGAATCTATGGGTAAATTGTTTGGTGGTGTTCGCGGCGGGATTGCCATTTCAACGGTACTGGTTGGTGCACTGCTTGCTGCTTCAACCGGGGTTGTTGGTGCATCTGTGGTCGCTATGGGGTTAATCTCACTGCCTGTGATGCTCAAATATAACTACGACAAAGGACTGGCCTGCGGCACCATTTGTGCGTCGGGTACTTTGGGCCAAATTATTCCTCCCTCGATTGTACTTATCCTGCTTGGTGACGTGTTAGGCGTGCCAGTGGGCGACTTGTTCCAAGCCGCGCTGTGGCCTGGCTTAGTATTGGTTGGCGCGTATGTGGTGTACATCCTCATCTACGCCAAGATGAATCCAGAAGCGGCGCAGGCCATTCCGGCGGATGAGAACCTCAATCGCAGGCAAGAAGTTTTCGTGGCTCTTAAAGCGGTTATTCCGCCGTTGGCATTGATTGTGGTGGTACTCGGTTCGATTTTTGCCGGTGTTGCGACTCCAACTGAATCTGCAGCGCTTGGCGGTGCGGGTGCCATTGTTCTCGCATTCCTCTATCGCCAGTTTAGCTTCAAGATGGTGTACGAAGCGGCCAAAGAGACCGTTAAAGTAACCGCGATGGTGTTTGCTATCCTGCTGGGTGCGACGGCATTCTCTATGGCATTTACCTACACCGGAGGTGACTACTTAGTTGAAGAGTGGATGCTGCAAATTCCGGGCGAGAAGTGGGGCTTCTTGATCATCACCATGTTGGTTATCTTGGTACTGGGCTTTTTCATCGACTTCGTTGAAATTTGTTTCATCATAGTGCCAATTCTTGCGCCTGTGGCTGAGTTGCTAGGCATCAACATGACATGGTTTGCTATCTTGGTGGCGATGAACTTGCAAACATCTTTCTTAACACCGCCATTTGGCTTTAGCCTATTCTATCTTAAAGGGGTCGCGCCGAATGGGGTGACAACGAGAGATATCTATCGAGGTGTGATGCCGTTTATCGCGATTCAGGTCTTAGTGCTCGCTTCCCTGCTGGCATTCCCTGGATTCTACGGAATGTGA
- a CDS encoding cache domain-containing protein: protein MPLQAKLILLSLLPLVLVTALTSWISIHQAKTLGEKEIQIFEDGLIRSKETALKDHVDLAFDAIDHIYNDISLAEHEAKQQVKEVLNKLRYGKDKDGYFFAYDEFGVNLVHPIQPELVGQNLLHIQDENGDHLIEALLHQAQSGGGFHRYLWQKPSTGENVPKLSYAAWLDKWNWMVGTGLYIEDITNEVANLKSEVNRNIETTFFSVIVIMSVTVGVIVVITLAVNLHEHRLADKSLKELAHKTVMFQEDEKKHLARELHDGINQLLVSSKCHLELLANKIEDAPLKQHLAQSQQSLMTAINEVRHISHNLRPSALDDIGLEAALNSLLLDFKAHSGIDVEATLKTQPSPKLQSEVATTLYRVAQESLTNIEKHSHAGKVSMILQQMGSMLQLIIRDDGVGFEVNATMRKSGIGLRNMRERVEFIGGELDIESEPGLGTEITVLLELDGLVYG, encoded by the coding sequence ATGCCTCTACAAGCAAAACTGATACTACTGAGTTTGTTACCACTTGTGTTGGTAACCGCCCTAACCAGTTGGATTTCTATCCATCAAGCCAAAACCTTGGGTGAAAAGGAAATTCAAATATTTGAAGATGGGTTGATCCGCTCCAAAGAGACCGCGCTGAAAGACCACGTCGACCTTGCCTTTGACGCGATTGACCATATTTATAACGACATCAGCTTAGCTGAGCACGAAGCCAAACAACAAGTGAAAGAGGTGTTGAACAAGCTTCGCTATGGCAAAGATAAAGATGGTTATTTCTTTGCCTACGATGAGTTTGGCGTGAATTTAGTCCATCCGATACAGCCGGAGCTGGTGGGGCAAAACCTACTCCATATCCAAGATGAAAACGGCGATCATCTGATTGAGGCGCTGCTTCACCAAGCCCAAAGTGGTGGGGGCTTTCATCGCTATTTATGGCAAAAACCTTCGACAGGTGAGAACGTGCCTAAGCTAAGCTACGCAGCCTGGCTTGATAAGTGGAACTGGATGGTTGGAACGGGGCTCTATATTGAAGACATCACCAACGAAGTGGCGAACCTAAAATCGGAAGTCAACCGCAACATTGAGACGACGTTCTTCTCGGTGATCGTTATCATGAGTGTGACCGTAGGGGTAATAGTGGTTATTACACTGGCCGTGAATCTGCACGAACACCGCCTTGCAGACAAGAGCTTAAAAGAGTTAGCGCACAAAACCGTCATGTTTCAGGAGGATGAGAAAAAACATCTGGCCAGAGAGCTCCATGATGGAATCAACCAGCTGTTGGTGTCGAGCAAGTGTCATCTCGAGTTATTGGCGAACAAAATTGAGGATGCGCCGCTTAAGCAGCATCTTGCCCAGTCGCAACAGTCGTTGATGACGGCCATTAATGAAGTGAGGCATATTTCACACAATTTACGCCCTAGTGCTCTGGATGATATTGGACTGGAAGCGGCATTAAACAGTTTACTGCTAGACTTTAAAGCACACTCAGGCATCGATGTGGAAGCGACGCTAAAGACTCAGCCTTCACCAAAGTTACAATCTGAAGTTGCGACAACCCTATATCGCGTCGCCCAAGAGTCTTTAACCAACATAGAGAAGCATTCTCACGCAGGTAAGGTGAGTATGATTCTGCAGCAGATGGGCAGCATGCTGCAATTGATCATTCGTGATGATGGCGTTGGCTTCGAGGTCAATGCGACGATGAGAAAGAGCGGTATTGGTCTGCGTAACATGCGTGAGCGAGTAGAATTTATCGGTGGTGAACTTGATATTGAGAGCGAGCCTGGATTGGGCACTGAAATCACTGTATTGCTAGAGTTGGACGGATTAGTTTATGGATAA
- a CDS encoding response regulator produces MDKPIKVVIVDDHQVVLDGFKARLQTEPEIDVVGCASNGVEAIDVVKALQPDVVLMDVSMPLMNGIDATQVIKDSMPDVKVLMLTMHDNREYIMKVMQVGAVGYMLKEICAQRMVQAIKTVYQGSTYFCESVTQTLFSQEVIPAAQKPNPLSRREEAILKLVAEGNSSKKIASLLNISYRTVETHRQNIKHKLDLHSTAELAKYAVEQGIVA; encoded by the coding sequence ATGGATAAACCGATTAAAGTCGTGATCGTTGATGATCATCAAGTGGTATTAGACGGTTTTAAAGCACGTCTTCAAACTGAGCCCGAAATTGATGTCGTAGGTTGCGCAAGCAACGGCGTCGAAGCCATTGATGTGGTTAAAGCACTTCAGCCCGATGTGGTGCTGATGGACGTCAGTATGCCTTTGATGAACGGCATTGATGCCACGCAAGTCATCAAAGACTCGATGCCTGATGTTAAAGTGCTGATGTTGACTATGCATGACAATCGCGAGTACATCATGAAAGTGATGCAGGTCGGCGCTGTGGGTTACATGCTCAAAGAAATCTGTGCCCAACGTATGGTGCAGGCGATTAAAACCGTCTACCAAGGTTCCACCTATTTTTGTGAATCAGTGACTCAAACTCTGTTTTCTCAAGAGGTGATACCGGCAGCGCAGAAGCCTAATCCATTAAGTCGGCGTGAAGAGGCGATTTTAAAGTTGGTCGCAGAGGGCAACAGCAGTAAAAAAATTGCGTCGCTACTTAACATCAGTTATCGCACGGTCGAGACCCATCGTCAAAATATCAAACACAAGCTGGATCTTCATAGTACTGCCGAGTTGGCTAAGTATGCAGTAGAGCAAGGGATTGTGGCTTAA
- a CDS encoding 2OG-Fe(II) oxygenase, translating into MNPLIDALFTHGYYVWDDFLTADEVGQLRDCIPEEWKKARIGRNDDVMRAASIRSDKIQWLSPSMGEPVSAYLDKMEQIRLAANRHFFLGLFEYEAHFAKYEQGDFYQKHLDSFKGNENRRLTTVLYMNDEWQSEDAGELVIYDLQDRKLATIEPKAGRLLVFFSEQFPHEVLPTNKERYSIAGWFRVNGVSGNQLDIAN; encoded by the coding sequence ATGAACCCACTTATCGATGCGCTTTTTACCCATGGTTACTATGTTTGGGACGACTTTCTCACAGCCGATGAAGTCGGGCAACTGCGTGATTGTATCCCTGAAGAGTGGAAAAAGGCACGCATTGGTCGCAACGACGATGTTATGCGTGCAGCATCAATTCGCAGTGATAAGATTCAGTGGTTGAGCCCTAGCATGGGGGAGCCTGTTAGCGCCTATCTGGACAAGATGGAACAAATCCGTCTCGCAGCTAATCGACACTTCTTCCTTGGTCTGTTTGAATATGAAGCCCACTTTGCGAAATACGAGCAAGGGGACTTTTACCAAAAGCATCTCGATAGTTTTAAAGGCAATGAAAACCGCCGTCTGACCACGGTGCTCTATATGAATGATGAATGGCAGTCAGAGGATGCTGGAGAGTTGGTTATCTATGACCTTCAAGATAGAAAACTCGCCACAATAGAACCGAAAGCGGGCCGGTTGCTGGTGTTCTTCTCAGAGCAGTTTCCGCATGAAGTATTGCCAACCAATAAAGAGCGTTACAGTATCGCCGGTTGGTTCCGCGTTAACGGTGTAAGCGGAAACCAACTCGACATCGCGAACTAA
- a CDS encoding patatin-like phospholipase family protein, translating into MKAIVVEGGAMRGIFAAGVLDFFLANDYNPYDLAIGVSAGASNLVSFLAKQPRRSYQVITRLATDAQFYSPKRFLKGGNLVDVKWLVHHSEQTYPLDKKALFSNTPLFATTTNVATGKADYYALTPTNLEQVLEATCALPIVYKETPCFSGQCYTDGGVADSIPVIEAYQRGAKEITVVLSHPLSYQMPERRSALLFKGLLKRYPMIGQAMAERAKRYNQSLEFIRQPPKDAIVRVIAPPESYAVKRLTMDKALLEQGYNMGQEEGKKHLASRQGLYGPNQENCHFCI; encoded by the coding sequence ATGAAAGCGATTGTTGTTGAAGGGGGTGCAATGCGAGGGATCTTTGCGGCAGGTGTCTTGGATTTTTTTTTAGCCAATGACTATAACCCTTATGATCTTGCCATTGGCGTATCTGCTGGTGCATCAAACTTGGTTAGCTTTCTTGCCAAACAACCTCGCCGCAGTTATCAGGTCATCACACGCCTAGCAACCGATGCACAGTTTTACAGTCCAAAACGCTTTCTCAAAGGAGGTAATCTTGTCGATGTGAAATGGTTGGTGCATCACTCTGAGCAAACATACCCACTCGACAAGAAGGCACTGTTTAGCAACACTCCACTATTTGCGACCACCACCAATGTAGCGACAGGAAAGGCGGACTATTACGCGCTAACGCCGACCAACCTTGAGCAAGTGCTAGAAGCCACCTGCGCACTACCTATCGTTTACAAGGAAACACCCTGTTTCTCAGGACAATGCTACACAGATGGGGGCGTCGCCGACTCGATTCCGGTGATTGAAGCTTACCAACGAGGCGCAAAAGAGATCACGGTTGTCTTGTCTCATCCATTGAGTTACCAAATGCCAGAACGCAGAAGTGCGCTGCTGTTTAAGGGACTGTTAAAAAGATATCCAATGATCGGCCAAGCCATGGCCGAACGTGCTAAACGCTACAATCAATCGCTTGAGTTCATCCGCCAACCGCCTAAAGATGCGATCGTACGTGTGATTGCGCCACCAGAAAGCTATGCGGTTAAGCGCTTAACCATGGATAAAGCCTTGCTTGAGCAAGGCTATAACATGGGTCAAGAAGAAGGGAAAAAGCACCTAGCGAGTCGCCAAGGCTTATACGGTCCTAACCAAGAGAACTGTCACTTCTGCATTTAG
- a CDS encoding HD-GYP domain-containing protein: MEQIKSKIADSFSVDLKHALIWVARALDYVGIDDINHNHRVAYIAYECAKRLNWPIKKQEFTFLAGLIHDCGVSQTNEHKNLISEITPSNVQTHCSVGFQALSNCSLLAKFAPIILHHHTHWEQLETLELPPYEKDIAALVFISDRLDFLRAQYSCEENPDLVTLSKHPISSELLKHSGTLFRPAYVKILNELVEKDGFWFAMEPEHIESIPLHFTHLEWLQRDLSMHDLIQLGRFIAGIVDAKSPFTYLHSLKVAELCFYLAQGLNLPKHTARMLYVSGLVHDIGKLRTPDDILHKPGKLTTEEYIHIKRHTIDTEIALQMVFPCSKIGEWAANHHERLNGSGYPYNKTAQELDLPSRIIAVADIFQALSQDRPYRKRLTTQEIVEIIKPMVDDQLLDNEVFQHLNEHLDLYYQIATSTNIEVPGL; the protein is encoded by the coding sequence GTGGAACAAATAAAATCAAAAATTGCTGATTCATTTTCTGTGGATCTCAAGCACGCGTTGATTTGGGTGGCGCGCGCTCTGGATTACGTCGGGATTGATGACATCAACCACAATCATCGGGTCGCATATATCGCGTATGAATGTGCTAAGAGGTTAAATTGGCCAATAAAAAAGCAAGAGTTTACATTCTTGGCAGGGCTAATTCATGACTGTGGTGTTTCACAAACGAATGAACACAAAAATCTAATCAGTGAAATCACACCATCTAATGTACAAACTCACTGCTCTGTTGGTTTTCAAGCTCTGAGCAATTGCAGTTTGCTGGCCAAGTTCGCACCTATTATTCTTCATCACCACACACATTGGGAACAGCTAGAAACTCTCGAACTGCCTCCCTATGAAAAAGATATCGCCGCGCTAGTTTTTATCTCAGATAGACTAGATTTCCTTCGTGCGCAGTATTCATGTGAAGAAAATCCAGACCTCGTTACCTTAAGTAAGCACCCTATTTCAAGTGAGTTGCTCAAACACAGCGGCACACTGTTTCGTCCAGCATACGTAAAAATACTCAATGAGCTCGTTGAAAAAGACGGCTTTTGGTTTGCGATGGAGCCTGAACATATCGAGTCGATACCTCTGCACTTTACTCACTTGGAATGGCTGCAAAGAGACTTATCGATGCACGACCTGATTCAATTGGGCCGCTTTATCGCGGGGATCGTCGATGCTAAAAGTCCGTTCACTTACCTTCATTCTCTAAAAGTTGCAGAGCTCTGTTTTTATTTAGCTCAAGGGCTTAACTTACCCAAGCATACCGCACGTATGCTCTATGTTTCTGGGCTTGTTCATGACATCGGCAAGCTACGAACGCCTGATGACATACTCCACAAGCCGGGCAAATTGACGACCGAAGAATACATCCATATCAAACGCCACACAATTGATACTGAAATTGCCTTGCAGATGGTATTCCCATGTTCAAAGATTGGCGAGTGGGCTGCCAATCACCACGAGAGACTAAATGGAAGTGGGTATCCCTACAATAAAACCGCGCAAGAGTTAGATTTACCTTCTCGAATTATCGCTGTCGCAGATATATTCCAAGCTTTGTCACAAGATAGGCCTTACCGCAAGCGATTAACAACACAAGAAATAGTCGAAATCATTAAACCGATGGTTGACGATCAGCTCCTGGATAACGAAGTATTCCAGCACCTTAATGAACACTTGGACCTCTACTACCAAATAGCGACTTCAACCAATATAGAAGTACCCGGACTTTAG